The proteins below come from a single Piscinibacter gummiphilus genomic window:
- a CDS encoding SDR family oxidoreductase — protein MHHSSLQDLQDLRVAVTGGTSGLGLALVRELHAAGAHVAFVARTPGRVADVARSLPGTHGLVGDITRKDDIYPLALQITAALDGLDVLVNNASHLGPVPLALLADTDCEDLEAALAANLLGPFRLTKALLGSLRASARDGRPATVVNITSDAAATPYPGWGAYGASKAALAHLSRIWHEELREHGVRMLALDPGDMDTPFHALALPDSDPAALKRPVDAAREILHHLIDKEPA, from the coding sequence ATGCACCACTCCTCTCTTCAAGACCTGCAGGATCTTCGAGTGGCCGTCACCGGCGGCACCTCGGGCCTCGGCCTCGCGCTCGTGCGCGAGCTGCACGCGGCGGGCGCCCACGTCGCCTTCGTCGCCCGCACGCCCGGGCGTGTGGCCGACGTGGCGCGCAGCCTGCCGGGCACGCACGGGCTCGTCGGCGACATCACCCGCAAGGACGACATCTACCCGCTCGCGCTGCAGATCACCGCCGCACTCGACGGGCTCGACGTGCTGGTGAACAACGCCTCGCACCTCGGCCCGGTGCCGCTGGCCTTGCTGGCCGACACCGACTGCGAAGACCTGGAGGCGGCGCTGGCCGCCAACCTGCTCGGCCCCTTCCGCCTCACCAAGGCGCTGCTGGGGTCACTGCGTGCCTCGGCGCGCGATGGCCGGCCGGCCACCGTCGTCAACATCACGAGCGACGCCGCCGCCACGCCCTACCCCGGCTGGGGCGCCTACGGCGCGAGCAAGGCTGCGCTCGCGCACCTGAGCCGCATCTGGCACGAAGAGCTGCGCGAGCACGGCGTGCGCATGCTGGCGCTCGACCCGGGCGACATGGACACACCTTTCCACGCGCTCGCCCTGCCCGACTCCGACCCCGCCGCCCTCAAGCGGCCCGTTGATGCGGCGCGCGAGATCCTGCACCACCTGATCGACAAGGAGCCTGCATGA
- a CDS encoding S-adenosylmethionine:tRNA ribosyltransferase-isomerase — MTPATTPVQRPRDARLLVVDGQGRLNHAARSALPRFLRAGDLLVANDAATLPASLHGLHLPTGEVIEVRLAGRRSLAVDDVHEFTAIVFGAGDHRTRTEDRPLPPPLKPGDRLALGPLRAQVLRLLDHPRLIALHFEGTPDAIWAGLARHGKPVQYAHVPQALALWDVWTRVAALPVAFEPPSAGFLLDWGLLHTLRDQGVGFATLTHAAGLSSTGDDTLDARLPFDEPYHLPAATVQAIHATRAEGGRVIALGTTVTRALEHAARRGTLRAGPGVATQRLGPQSFGWLQVVDAIVTGTHEPGSSHHGLLHAFAPAALLQQVDRSLEAGGYRTHEFGDSVLIERQPVRRAEPASSRAISHAA; from the coding sequence ATGACACCCGCCACCACCCCGGTGCAACGCCCACGCGATGCGCGCCTGCTGGTCGTCGACGGCCAAGGCCGGCTGAACCACGCCGCCCGCAGCGCATTGCCGCGCTTCCTGCGCGCAGGCGACCTGCTCGTGGCCAACGACGCGGCCACGCTGCCTGCCAGCCTGCACGGCCTGCACCTGCCCACCGGCGAGGTGATCGAGGTGCGCCTCGCCGGCCGCCGCTCGCTGGCGGTCGACGACGTGCACGAGTTCACCGCCATCGTCTTCGGCGCTGGCGACCACCGCACCCGAACCGAAGACCGCCCTTTGCCGCCGCCCCTGAAACCCGGAGACCGGCTCGCGCTCGGCCCGCTGCGCGCGCAGGTGCTGCGGCTGCTCGACCACCCGCGCCTCATCGCGCTGCACTTCGAGGGCACGCCCGATGCCATCTGGGCCGGCCTCGCGCGCCACGGCAAGCCGGTGCAATACGCCCACGTGCCGCAGGCGCTGGCGCTGTGGGACGTGTGGACCCGCGTGGCCGCGCTCCCCGTCGCCTTCGAGCCGCCCTCGGCCGGTTTCCTGCTCGACTGGGGCCTGCTGCACACGCTGCGCGACCAAGGGGTGGGTTTCGCCACGCTGACACACGCGGCCGGCTTGTCGTCGACCGGCGACGACACGCTCGATGCGCGCCTGCCCTTCGACGAGCCCTATCACCTGCCCGCTGCCACCGTGCAGGCGATCCACGCCACGCGTGCAGAGGGAGGCCGCGTCATCGCGCTCGGCACCACCGTCACACGCGCGCTCGAACATGCGGCCCGCCGCGGCACCTTGCGCGCCGGCCCCGGTGTGGCCACCCAGCGCCTCGGCCCGCAGAGCTTCGGCTGGCTGCAGGTGGTCGACGCCATCGTCACCGGCACGCACGAGCCGGGCTCCAGTCACCATGGGCTGCTGCACGCGTTTGCCCCGGCGGCGCTGCTGCAGCAGGTCGACCGCAGCCTCGAGGCGGGCGGATACCGCACGCACGAGTTTGGGGACTCCGTGCTGATTGAGCGACAGCCGGTGCGCAGGGCAGAACCCGCGTCGAGTCGCGCCATATCGCACGCGGCGTGA
- a CDS encoding chalcone isomerase family protein yields the protein MRAALARPLAAFVTSLVLTLGAAQAQNTSTKFETTTVVAGTPLILNGSGTRHRAVFKVYDMALYTAKKVSKVDELLALPGPKRLNFVALRELPSTELGRLFLKGMGENSSKDLMTKHALASTRLIEVFSAKAKLMPGDSFAMEFVPGKGTQFFITGKAQGEPVGDAEFFSMILKIWVGPSPADNLLRDALLGG from the coding sequence ATGCGTGCTGCCCTTGCCCGCCCGTTAGCCGCCTTCGTGACCAGCCTGGTGCTGACGCTGGGTGCTGCGCAGGCGCAAAACACATCCACCAAATTCGAAACGACCACGGTGGTCGCAGGCACACCGCTCATCCTCAATGGTTCCGGCACGCGCCACCGCGCGGTGTTCAAGGTCTACGACATGGCGCTCTACACCGCCAAGAAGGTGAGCAAGGTCGACGAGCTGCTCGCGCTGCCCGGGCCGAAGCGGCTCAACTTCGTGGCGCTGCGCGAGCTGCCCAGCACCGAGCTCGGCCGCCTCTTCCTCAAGGGCATGGGCGAGAACTCGTCGAAAGACCTGATGACCAAGCACGCACTGGCCTCCACGCGGCTGATCGAGGTCTTCTCGGCCAAGGCCAAGCTGATGCCGGGCGACTCGTTCGCGATGGAATTCGTGCCCGGCAAGGGCACGCAGTTCTTCATCACCGGCAAGGCCCAGGGCGAACCCGTGGGCGACGCCGAGTTCTTCTCGATGATCCTGAAGATCTGGGTCGGCCCCTCGCCCGCCGACAACCTGCTGAGAGACGCGCTGCTCGGCGGCTGA
- a CDS encoding response regulator yields MPDGRLLILDDDPAVGQILQMAAKSAGVEARWCEHVHTFFQTLADWHPTHVAVDLLMPDISGQEVLRRLADAGCRAKVIVSSGLGAGELDEALDEARAMGLQTAGVLPKPFSLAAVRALLAPPVD; encoded by the coding sequence ATGCCCGATGGACGACTGTTGATCCTCGACGACGACCCCGCGGTGGGCCAGATCCTGCAGATGGCGGCCAAGAGCGCGGGCGTCGAGGCACGATGGTGCGAGCACGTTCACACCTTCTTCCAAACCCTCGCCGACTGGCACCCCACGCATGTGGCGGTCGACCTGCTGATGCCCGACATCTCCGGCCAGGAGGTGCTGCGCCGGCTGGCCGACGCGGGATGCCGCGCGAAGGTGATCGTCTCGAGCGGCCTCGGCGCCGGTGAGCTCGACGAAGCGCTCGACGAAGCGCGGGCAATGGGCCTGCAGACGGCGGGAGTGCTGCCCAAGCCGTTTTCGCTGGCAGCGGTGCGTGCGCTGCTGGCGCCGCCGGTGGACTGA